In Mixophyes fleayi isolate aMixFle1 chromosome 4, aMixFle1.hap1, whole genome shotgun sequence, the following proteins share a genomic window:
- the CORO2B gene encoding coronin-2B isoform X2, whose translation MSWRPQYRSSKFRNVYGKVASRENCYECVPITKNVHDSPFCAVNTKYLAIVTESAGGGSFLVIPLHHTGRIEPNYAKVCGHQGTVLDIKWNPFIENIIASCSEDSSVRIWEIPDDGLKGNMTEAVLELYGHSRRVGLIEWHPTANNILFSAGYDYKILIWNLDDGEAVKMIDCHTDVILCMSFNTDGSLLATTCKDKKLRVLEPRSGRVLQVANCKNHKVTRVVFLGNMKRLLTTGVSRWNTRQIALWDQEDLSMPLVDEEIDGLSGLLFPFYDMDTHMLYLAGKGDGNIRYYEITVEKPFLTYLMEFRSAAPQKGLGVMPKHGLDVSTCEIFRFYKLVTLKNLIEPISMIVPRRSETYQEDIYPMTPGTEPALNPHEWLSGINKDPVLMSLKEGYRKESKATFKAPVRDKKSLVVNGIDLLENVPPRTENELLRMFYRQQDEIRRLKELLAQRDLLIRQLELELRNLRNSPKEG comes from the exons ATGTCATGGCGCCCACAGTATCGCAGCTCTAAATTCCGGAATGTGTATGGCAAAGTCGCAAGTCGAGAGAACTGTTACGAATGTGTACCCATCACCAAGAACGTGCATGATAGCCCCTTCTGTGCGGTCAACACCAAGTACCTAGCGATTGTCACAGAGAGCGCAGGAGGAGGGTCGTTTCTGGTAATCCCCCTTCACCAT ACTGGACGCATTGAGCCCAACTACGCCAAGGTGTGCGGGCACCAGGGCACAGTGCTGGATATTAAATGGAACCCGTTCATTGAGAATATCATCGCCTCCTGCTCAGAGGACTCTTCG GTGCGGATATGGGAAATTCCAGATGACGGGCTCAAGGGGAATATGACTGAGGCAGTGTTGGAGCTATACGGTCACAGTCGAAGGGTGGGACTCATAGAGTGGCATCCTACAGCTAACAATATACTGTTCAGTGCAGGCTATGATTACAAG ATATTGATCTGGAATCTGGATGACGGGGAGGCAGTGAAGATGATAGACTGTCACACAGACGTCATCCTCTGTATGTCCTTTAACACGGACGGAAGTCTATTAGCCACCACCTGCAAAGACAAGAAGTTGCGTGTCCTGGAACCTCGCTCAGGGCGAGTACTGCAG GTAGCCAACTGTAAAAACCACAAGGTTACACGTGTTGTTTTTCTTGGGAACATGAAGCGTTTGCTTACAACAGGCGTTTCCAGGTGGAACACAAGGCAGATAGCATTGTGGGACCAG GAGGATTTGTCGATGCCGTTGGTTGACGAGGAGATAGACGGTTTATCAGGGCTGCTGTTCCCCTTCTATGATATGGACACACACATGCTGTATCTGGCAGGAAAG GGAGACGGGAACATTCGATATTATGAGATAACAGTGGAAAAGCCGTTCCTGACATACCTCATGGAATTTCGTTCTGCGGCACCTCAGAAAGGACTTG GAGTGATGCCAAAGCATGGGTTGGATGTCTCAACATGTGAGATTTTCCGCTTTTACAAGCTGGTCACCTTGAAGAATCTGATAGAGCCAATATCTATGATAGTTCCAAGAAGG TCAGAAACGTATCAGGAAGACATTTACCCCATGACCCCAGGAACAGAACCGGCACTGAATCCTCATGAGTGGCTAAGTGGCATCAACAAAG ACCCTGTGCTGATGAGCCTGAAAGAGGGTTATCGGAAGGAATCCAAGGCCACATTCAAAGCACCAGTGAGAGATAAGAAGAGTCTGGTGGTAAATGGAATAGATCTTCTCGAAAATGTGCCACCTCGGACTGAAAATGAA ctgctACGCATGTTCTACCGGCAGCAGGATGAGATCAGACGACTGAAGGAGCTGCTGGCTCAGAGAGACCTCCTTATCCGACAGCTGGAACTGGAGCTCCGAAATTTGAGGAATAGTCCCAAAGAGGGCTAG
- the CORO2B gene encoding coronin-2B isoform X1, whose translation MTVTKMSWRPQYRSSKFRNVYGKVASRENCYECVPITKNVHDSPFCAVNTKYLAIVTESAGGGSFLVIPLHHTGRIEPNYAKVCGHQGTVLDIKWNPFIENIIASCSEDSSVRIWEIPDDGLKGNMTEAVLELYGHSRRVGLIEWHPTANNILFSAGYDYKILIWNLDDGEAVKMIDCHTDVILCMSFNTDGSLLATTCKDKKLRVLEPRSGRVLQVANCKNHKVTRVVFLGNMKRLLTTGVSRWNTRQIALWDQEDLSMPLVDEEIDGLSGLLFPFYDMDTHMLYLAGKGDGNIRYYEITVEKPFLTYLMEFRSAAPQKGLGVMPKHGLDVSTCEIFRFYKLVTLKNLIEPISMIVPRRSETYQEDIYPMTPGTEPALNPHEWLSGINKDPVLMSLKEGYRKESKATFKAPVRDKKSLVVNGIDLLENVPPRTENELLRMFYRQQDEIRRLKELLAQRDLLIRQLELELRNLRNSPKEG comes from the exons ATGTCATGGCGCCCACAGTATCGCAGCTCTAAATTCCGGAATGTGTATGGCAAAGTCGCAAGTCGAGAGAACTGTTACGAATGTGTACCCATCACCAAGAACGTGCATGATAGCCCCTTCTGTGCGGTCAACACCAAGTACCTAGCGATTGTCACAGAGAGCGCAGGAGGAGGGTCGTTTCTGGTAATCCCCCTTCACCAT ACTGGACGCATTGAGCCCAACTACGCCAAGGTGTGCGGGCACCAGGGCACAGTGCTGGATATTAAATGGAACCCGTTCATTGAGAATATCATCGCCTCCTGCTCAGAGGACTCTTCG GTGCGGATATGGGAAATTCCAGATGACGGGCTCAAGGGGAATATGACTGAGGCAGTGTTGGAGCTATACGGTCACAGTCGAAGGGTGGGACTCATAGAGTGGCATCCTACAGCTAACAATATACTGTTCAGTGCAGGCTATGATTACAAG ATATTGATCTGGAATCTGGATGACGGGGAGGCAGTGAAGATGATAGACTGTCACACAGACGTCATCCTCTGTATGTCCTTTAACACGGACGGAAGTCTATTAGCCACCACCTGCAAAGACAAGAAGTTGCGTGTCCTGGAACCTCGCTCAGGGCGAGTACTGCAG GTAGCCAACTGTAAAAACCACAAGGTTACACGTGTTGTTTTTCTTGGGAACATGAAGCGTTTGCTTACAACAGGCGTTTCCAGGTGGAACACAAGGCAGATAGCATTGTGGGACCAG GAGGATTTGTCGATGCCGTTGGTTGACGAGGAGATAGACGGTTTATCAGGGCTGCTGTTCCCCTTCTATGATATGGACACACACATGCTGTATCTGGCAGGAAAG GGAGACGGGAACATTCGATATTATGAGATAACAGTGGAAAAGCCGTTCCTGACATACCTCATGGAATTTCGTTCTGCGGCACCTCAGAAAGGACTTG GAGTGATGCCAAAGCATGGGTTGGATGTCTCAACATGTGAGATTTTCCGCTTTTACAAGCTGGTCACCTTGAAGAATCTGATAGAGCCAATATCTATGATAGTTCCAAGAAGG TCAGAAACGTATCAGGAAGACATTTACCCCATGACCCCAGGAACAGAACCGGCACTGAATCCTCATGAGTGGCTAAGTGGCATCAACAAAG ACCCTGTGCTGATGAGCCTGAAAGAGGGTTATCGGAAGGAATCCAAGGCCACATTCAAAGCACCAGTGAGAGATAAGAAGAGTCTGGTGGTAAATGGAATAGATCTTCTCGAAAATGTGCCACCTCGGACTGAAAATGAA ctgctACGCATGTTCTACCGGCAGCAGGATGAGATCAGACGACTGAAGGAGCTGCTGGCTCAGAGAGACCTCCTTATCCGACAGCTGGAACTGGAGCTCCGAAATTTGAGGAATAGTCCCAAAGAGGGCTAG